The Thermoplasmata archaeon nucleotide sequence AATATCAAAGGGATTAATAAAACTTTCGGTGCGCTCATGGAAAATTGCATACTGGCAAGACGGATTTACTCCTGAGGTATCAAAATCTCATTGTGCCTATTACACAATCTTTGGGAAGTTAGTGAGGTACTGGGATTGAAAAAGCAAATGTAGATATACCACACATCCATATGGTTATGCATGTATGAGCCACCCGGGGGAGTGGTATTAAGACCGCAGAGAAGACCACTTCAGAGAAAATACACATCTCCCCATCATGTAATCTCCCCATATAAAGGTCCACCGCCCAGATTACTCCTTCCGAAATTCATGCTTGCAATTTTCCTGGCCATAGGCCTTATTGCCTGTGGTGCTGCAGTTTACCTGATATACGACAGCCGAATTGAGCTTGGAAGAATCGAATGTGATGTTAAGGAAATGCGAATTGGGAAGGATTATCTGATAAATGTCACCTGCTATGATTTCAAGAACAGGCCATTGAAGGAAGTAAGGGTACACATTGAAGGCGCCAGTATTGACGAAACCAAAATAAGTGATGAAAATGGCAAAGTCCAGTTTAATGTTACTCCCCTTCTTCCAATGAATGTGCACAACGACATTGTGCGGATCTCTGCTTTCCATCCCCAGAAGCCAGAGATTGTGTGCACTACATCAATTGCAGTCCATGATTAGCTCTTTTTGACACAGCGAGCACGGAGGGAACACCTTAGACCATAGCTTCTCTGCATCCTGTGATGCCAAATCTCCACCTCAAATAAATCTGAGAGAAACTCAATTAGCTTCTTTTCCTCAAAATAAGTGGTGAGCACACCTCCACGCATATAGGTATTTTCATACACTTTTTTTCCTCTTCCGTTTCTGAAGTCCTCCACGCAGAATACCTCACACAAAAACAGGCCATTTTCCTTCAAAACCCTGGACACCTCAGAAACCACAGCCATTATGTCTGTCTCAGTTTCCATGGCATCAAGCAAATGAATTCCAATGACAGCATCAAAACTCCCATCTAGAAATTGCAGTCTTCTTGCATCTCCTTGTTCCACAGTTGGTTCAATACCGAGCATCATAGCATTCTGGGATAAAAGCTCCAGTGCTTCTGGTGAAATGTCAATGCCAGTAACTAAAATTCCGTGTTTTCTCAGAGCCAGATAAGTTTTTCCATTCCCGCATCCGATTTCAAGCACGCGCATTTTCGGGTGAAGGAACGCAAGAAGCCAGTTCACATCTGCAAGGCCACCAAATCTTAACCCACTTCTGTATGCCTTTTCCCACATGTTACCGCAATCTTACAAGGGCGCCAGTGTTCGCAGCGTGTCTGGCTGCGAGATATGCTTCCATTGCTCTTACAGATTCATAGCCAGTTATTAGAGGACGCACGCCCTTTGTCAATGCATCTACAAAGTTCCTAGCAATCAGCTTTACAGGGTTCTCCTTTTGTATCTCGTACTTCTCCTTTTTTAGCTCATCTGGAAGCTCGAGTTCTCTATCAACATCTGAGGAAACGGATAAGACCTTAAAAACATCTTGGTTCTTGTAATCCACAAGGAGAGATGCTGCCTCACAGTTGATGAAAAGTTCTTCAATAGATGTAGCACTTTGACAGCCTAAGTGCATAACTCCAGCTACATCATTAATGAAATGGAGTGAAGCGGTAGCAATCCTTCCGTATTGGGCAACAATGACTGAGATTCTCCCTATATCTACACCAGCAATGAATCTGAATACATCGAGTTCCTCAGGTGCAAAAGCATCTAGAGCATCAGGGAATCTACCTGGTGTGAGTATTGTCGAATGAATGGAGAGCAACCTGCCCGTTTCTCCAGCATCGATGAGTTCCTTCGCTTTCAACACTGCAGGGTTGAATCGTTTCAGATGAGCAACTGAGAGCAGAACACCTTGGTATTCTGCTAAATTGCAGATTCTTATTGCAGTTTCAAGGTTGTCTGTGAGTGGGGCATCCACCAGTGCATGTCGGCCATCTGAAATTATTTCCTGGAGCACGCGGTATCTAATCGTTGGTGGAACCAAAACTAGAGCAGCATCAAAGTTCACTTCTCGCAAAGCATCTCTGTATGTGGGATAAACAGGTAAATGATAGGTCTCTACAAACTTTCTTGCATAATCAAAGTCATTTTCAACAATGGCTACAACCTCTGCCATCTCTTTAAAAACCTGATAGTATTGCTCTGCTTTTGGAGGTGTGCCCACGATGCATATTTTAAGCATGCCCAAGGGCGATTATATAATGGGTAGATAACCTTTTTTGTTGATATTTGTTTTGTTCACACGAGGAAAAACCTTTCAGCAACCCATATAAACCCGATTGTCTATCTTGTTGCAGTGAAACCATGAGAATGATTCGAGGGCTTTGGATGATTGCTGTGTGTCTCCTTCTTATGCTGCCTTCTTCCAAGATGGCAGGTGGAGAGACCACAATTATCTGGGATACTAATACAGATTTTGCTCAGGGCACCCTTGTGAATCTGAGCATTTCTGGTAGTGGAAGTAGTGCAGGTGTTAAAATGGGACTGGTGGATGCCTGGGCAAAGGTGAATTTTTCGCTTCAGCCAGCCGCAAGGCAAGGTGCGGCTCTTGCATTCGCCGCTCAGGTTTTCGTTGCCTTTGGAGGAAACAACGGGAACACCTTTTTCAACGATACATGGGTGTTTACGAACGGTGAATGGACAAAGAAATCAGGTGTTAATGCTCCTCCACCACGGGCATTCTCGGCAATTGCCTACTCTCCATCAGATGGAATGGTTTATGTGTTTGGTGGAAGAAACGGGACCACGGTGTTTGATGACTTCTGGGCTTACAACATCTCTGCAGACATCTGGACAAAAATTACCACTTCTCCAGCCCCGACACAGAGGTATGGTGCAACCCTCACCTACCATCAAAGCAGTGGCAAGCTCCTGCTGTTTGGTGGCAACAATTCCACTGTGCTTTTGAACGACCTCTGGGAATTCAACCCTCAAACGAAAACATGGGTGAATAGAAACCCACTTACTCCTCCCTCTATCAGGTACTTCCATGCAACTGCCTATGCAGAAACCAATGCCAAACTCTATCTTTTCGGCGGTCTGGGAAATACGGGCTCTCTTTCTGACTTTTATGAATACAACTATACCGCGAATCGCTGGACATTGCTTACCTCAGTACCGCAGGCAAGATATGGACATATCATGGCTTATTTATCAGGTAATCTAATAGTTGCTGGTGGCACAAATGGGGCTTCGATTTTCTCAGATACCTGGAGATTTTCTCTATCCACAACCACATGGCAACAACTCACACTCACAAGCCAGATTTTTGCTGTGGCATTCTCTGGCATCGCCTCCTCACAGTCCCAGGTACTTGTCCTCGGTGGTTTTAACGGGGGCGAGCAATCTCTGAACCAGTTCTTTCCTTCCTACACTACAGGCACATTTACAACACAATCTGTTGATACACTGAGACAGGGAACAACGAACTTTTATCTCAAGTGGGCTCCACCTCTGCAGGAACATGGAAACATTAAATGTCAGGTAGCTTTAAACAATGACAATGCCACATGGAATTTTGTTGGACCGGATGGAACGCCAAGCACATTCTATGAAAATGGATACGGTCAGCCAGTAAGTGGGAGCGGGCGATACATCAAAGTAAGAGTTTACTTTCAGCCGGAAAATGGGATTTTCTCCCCATGGCTTGATGCTCTCTCTATATCCTTCAATCGTCCCCCGGACAAACCAGTGGCAAAAACACCTTCTGGGATCCAGCAGAATTCTACACTTACCTTCACCTGGCAGTTCAACGACTTAGACAACGATTTTCAAAGTGCTTTCCGTATTCAGGTGAGTCAGAATCCCAGCTTTAATCCAGTTTTTCTTGACACAGGGGTTATACAGTCCTCTGCCCAGTTATGGACAAGTACGAGCATTCCTGATGGCACATTTTACTGGCGTGTGGCTACAAGGGATTCTGAGGGTTTGTGGAGCGGTTATAGTGATGCCATCCAATTTACCATTGATACCACACCTCCATCTGGAACTATAACTATAAATTCTGGTGCCCAATACACAAACACCATTGCAGTTTCGCTCTCCCTTACTTACACCGATGCTGGTACTGGCGTGAGCAAGATGTGTTTCTCAAACGATGGCGTTGTATGGTCTGCCTGGGAAGCACCAGTGGCTCAGAAGGGTTGGACCCTTGATGCAGGCGATGGAACAAAGTATGTTTATATGAAATTATTGGATAACGCAGGCAATGCATTTATTTGCTCTGATACAATCGTGCTGGACACAGTGCCGCCCATGTGCAGCCTTACAATAAACAATAACACAGATTTTACAAATACAGAGAATGTCTGGCTACAGGTTTCGGCTACAGATGCAACCTCTGGTATTGATGTGGTACGCTTCTCTAACGATGGAATTACATGGAGTAACTGGCAGTCCATTGCCCAGAGCATGCCGTGGACGCTTACCAGTGGAGATGGTCAAAAGCAAGTTTATGCACAGGTGAGGGATAAGAGCAGTCTAACAGCAACATGTTCAGATACAATTTACCTTGACAAGAGCCCACCACCCACGCCTGCATTTTATCAAGAACCTCGATATACACCGGGCTACGCAAATACTGTATCATGGAATCCTGTTAGTGATGCAATTTCTGGAGGTGTCGCTTACAATGTAGAATGTTCCAGCACTCCTACATTCTCGTGGGTGGCAAGTTCTGGATGGATCTACTCAACTTCCTACACATTTACAGGGCTCAGTGATGGTTATACATACTATTATCGTGTCCGTGCCCGTGATGCCCTCGGTAACACTGGTTCATACTCTGCAATTGTAAATTCCACACAGGATGCAACAGGTCCTATTATAACCCAGACATCTCCGATGCCTCCAGCATACTTCAATTCTGAGAACATCGTGCTCTCATGGAGAGCAGTGGATTACATCTCAGGGCTCTCTGGTTGGTATCACATTCAAATTTCAACAGACCAAAACTTTTTGGTATCTACTGTGGATACCTACATTGCTGGCTCAACAGGGAATTCGGACACAATTTACCATGCGCCCATGCTTTCTGATGGCAAATACTACTGGCGTGTGCAAGCAGAGGACAATGCAGGGAACTGGGGCCAGTATTCCCAGATTGCCACATTTGAAGTGGATTCAGGTGTGCCAAAAATTGTCTGTAACCAGTATGTTTATGGCTGGTATTCCGCAAGCCCTGGTAGTGTAATTGATGTGGACTTTTATGCTGATGGAAACGCACCCCTTAGCGTTGCAAAATGGCGAAAGGCAAATGGGAACTGGCATGTGCTCTTTCAGGGGGCCTTTTCTGAATATACCCAGAACTGGGCAGTAAGTTGGAATGAGATGGAAGAGGGTTCCAATCAAATTTTCATTGAGGTAGAGGATGCTGCAGGGAACAAGGAGAATGCGATTGTGTATTTCCTGAAGGACACTATTGCTCCTGAAGCATGCGTAAGTGTGGATGGCACTGAGGGAGAAAATGGATGGTACATTTCCATTGTGAGTGTGAAGATTGCTGCCAGCGACAACATGTCAGGGATTTCAAAGATAATGTATAGAGTTTTTGATGGGGCAATCTGGACACCTGAACAGGAGTATGTAGCACCCCTGAAGTTTAACAGTAGTGGTGTTTACACGATTGAATATTACAGTGTGGACAATGCCGGTAATTTTGGGTTGCGGAGTATCTTAGATATAAAGCTAGACCTTGCATCACCATTTACCTCGTGTGATGCCCATAACGGATGGTATTCTATGCTTCCAGTCACATTAAATCTAACTGGTTGGGACAAACATTCAGGCATTCTTGGAATTTACTATTCTCTTAACGAGAGTAACTACACATTTGTGAATGGTTCAGTTGCGGAATTGAAAATTGAGACAGAGGGCGTCCATAAGATTGCATTTTTTGCAGTGGATGCTGCCGGGAACATGGAGATGGAAAAGAGAATTGAAGTGAAAGTGGATACTACACCACCAACAACTAAGCTATTCTGTGACCATAGCAATACCGATGCCGTAATCTCCCTCATTGCCAATGACACAATTTCAGGTGTTGTCCAGACATTCTTCTGGGTATTCAACAACACAACAGGAGTGCCGATGCTGCATTTTTCTGGAATTTACAATGGCTCCTTTAATCTTAGTGAAGGAATTTGGTGGGTTCTGTTTTACAGCAAAGATGCAGCAGAAAACCAGGAAGCAGTGCAAAACTGCACTCTGATTTTGGACTGGCACGAACCATCTGTTGAAATTTATCTTAATAACAACTCCACAACGACAAATAGTCCTCAAGTCCTGATTTCAATAAACGCAATGGATAACATGAAAATTGAGGGGATTTCATTCAGTAATGATGGATTTAACTGGACTGCAGCCGAGGAATTCATCTCAGAGAAAATTTGGGTAATTGAGAATGGAGAGGGTTGGCACACAATTTATTGTAAAGTGGTTGACATTGGAGGCAATATCAACATCACGAAAAGGAGTATTTATCTGGACACAATCCCACCTGCGATTTACGATTTTACTGTTGAGCCAGTTTTTGCAGGGAATGCAAGAACACTGCTTAAATGGTATGTTTCAGAGCCAGTTAGAGCTACACTTTCGTTTTCCTCGGATGGAGAAAATTTTGAGGTAATAGCGGAGAACATCACAACAACAGAACTTCCATGGGTAGTGCCAGCAGTTAATTCTAATAATTGCGTTCTTCGCCTAGAGGTTTGGGATGCAGCCAATAACTCAGCGATAAAGTATTCTAATTGGTTTGGAATAGATGCACTGAGCCCCGAGGTTGAATGTTTCTCACCAGAAGTTGCTGAGCCAAGCACATGGATAGAAATAAGGTTTAAAGAGGACATGGACAAGGACTCGGTGGAAAAAAGTTTCGTGATTCAGCCATATGTTGCTGGTAAATTTTACTGGCTTGACAATAGAACCTTGGTTTTTGTCCCAGATGGCAAACTGGAAGAAGGAGCAACTTACAAGATTATCCTTAGAAATGAAGCAAAGGATATTGCAGGAAACCACATAAGCCAGCGCGTGTTTTTTATGCATGTAAAATCCTATCTGTTGTACTATGTTCTTGGAATTGGACTGATGGTGGCAATAATAACTACTGGGCTTTACCTGTATTTGAGGCGAAGAAAGAAAAGAAAAGCAAGAGTGTTTTAGAGATTTGGTGTTTATGTCGATGTTTGTTTGTACTATCAATGGCCCTCCTGAACGCCTGCAGGAGAGAGCAACTCATCCGTAGATTTGAAATCTGCGAGCTTAAAACAATTTCTTTCGTTCTTTTTATCTTACTACTTTTCCATTGACTAATTTGGGCCTTATGGGCATGTTGATCACCTACAGGCGCCATAAGGTCCACTGATTTTTTCTTTTCCTCACCAAACTTCGTGAACTGTTATATCAGGCGTCTTGGTGTTCACGATGTGTGGTGATAATACACCATGGTAAGTTCGCAAGAAGAATAAAACAATGTGAGTTTCAAAAACAAAGCCACTGGAGGGGATCGAACCCTCGGCCTACTGATTACGAATCAGTTGCTCTACCGCTGAGCTACAGTGGCACCTCAAGCAAAAAGTATAAAATAAACCTTGTTTATATGCCTTATGGGATTAACATGC carries:
- a CDS encoding kelch repeat-containing protein, translated to MRMIRGLWMIAVCLLLMLPSSKMAGGETTIIWDTNTDFAQGTLVNLSISGSGSSAGVKMGLVDAWAKVNFSLQPAARQGAALAFAAQVFVAFGGNNGNTFFNDTWVFTNGEWTKKSGVNAPPPRAFSAIAYSPSDGMVYVFGGRNGTTVFDDFWAYNISADIWTKITTSPAPTQRYGATLTYHQSSGKLLLFGGNNSTVLLNDLWEFNPQTKTWVNRNPLTPPSIRYFHATAYAETNAKLYLFGGLGNTGSLSDFYEYNYTANRWTLLTSVPQARYGHIMAYLSGNLIVAGGTNGASIFSDTWRFSLSTTTWQQLTLTSQIFAVAFSGIASSQSQVLVLGGFNGGEQSLNQFFPSYTTGTFTTQSVDTLRQGTTNFYLKWAPPLQEHGNIKCQVALNNDNATWNFVGPDGTPSTFYENGYGQPVSGSGRYIKVRVYFQPENGIFSPWLDALSISFNRPPDKPVAKTPSGIQQNSTLTFTWQFNDLDNDFQSAFRIQVSQNPSFNPVFLDTGVIQSSAQLWTSTSIPDGTFYWRVATRDSEGLWSGYSDAIQFTIDTTPPSGTITINSGAQYTNTIAVSLSLTYTDAGTGVSKMCFSNDGVVWSAWEAPVAQKGWTLDAGDGTKYVYMKLLDNAGNAFICSDTIVLDTVPPMCSLTINNNTDFTNTENVWLQVSATDATSGIDVVRFSNDGITWSNWQSIAQSMPWTLTSGDGQKQVYAQVRDKSSLTATCSDTIYLDKSPPPTPAFYQEPRYTPGYANTVSWNPVSDAISGGVAYNVECSSTPTFSWVASSGWIYSTSYTFTGLSDGYTYYYRVRARDALGNTGSYSAIVNSTQDATGPIITQTSPMPPAYFNSENIVLSWRAVDYISGLSGWYHIQISTDQNFLVSTVDTYIAGSTGNSDTIYHAPMLSDGKYYWRVQAEDNAGNWGQYSQIATFEVDSGVPKIVCNQYVYGWYSASPGSVIDVDFYADGNAPLSVAKWRKANGNWHVLFQGAFSEYTQNWAVSWNEMEEGSNQIFIEVEDAAGNKENAIVYFLKDTIAPEACVSVDGTEGENGWYISIVSVKIAASDNMSGISKIMYRVFDGAIWTPEQEYVAPLKFNSSGVYTIEYYSVDNAGNFGLRSILDIKLDLASPFTSCDAHNGWYSMLPVTLNLTGWDKHSGILGIYYSLNESNYTFVNGSVAELKIETEGVHKIAFFAVDAAGNMEMEKRIEVKVDTTPPTTKLFCDHSNTDAVISLIANDTISGVVQTFFWVFNNTTGVPMLHFSGIYNGSFNLSEGIWWVLFYSKDAAENQEAVQNCTLILDWHEPSVEIYLNNNSTTTNSPQVLISINAMDNMKIEGISFSNDGFNWTAAEEFISEKIWVIENGEGWHTIYCKVVDIGGNINITKRSIYLDTIPPAIYDFTVEPVFAGNARTLLKWYVSEPVRATLSFSSDGENFEVIAENITTTELPWVVPAVNSNNCVLRLEVWDAANNSAIKYSNWFGIDALSPEVECFSPEVAEPSTWIEIRFKEDMDKDSVEKSFVIQPYVAGKFYWLDNRTLVFVPDGKLEEGATYKIILRNEAKDIAGNHISQRVFFMHVKSYLLYYVLGIGLMVAIITTGLYLYLRRRKKRKARVF
- a CDS encoding Gfo/Idh/MocA family oxidoreductase, whose amino-acid sequence is MLKICIVGTPPKAEQYYQVFKEMAEVVAIVENDFDYARKFVETYHLPVYPTYRDALREVNFDAALVLVPPTIRYRVLQEIISDGRHALVDAPLTDNLETAIRICNLAEYQGVLLSVAHLKRFNPAVLKAKELIDAGETGRLLSIHSTILTPGRFPDALDAFAPEELDVFRFIAGVDIGRISVIVAQYGRIATASLHFINDVAGVMHLGCQSATSIEELFINCEAASLLVDYKNQDVFKVLSVSSDVDRELELPDELKKEKYEIQKENPVKLIARNFVDALTKGVRPLITGYESVRAMEAYLAARHAANTGALVRLR
- a CDS encoding class I SAM-dependent methyltransferase; translation: MWEKAYRSGLRFGGLADVNWLLAFLHPKMRVLEIGCGNGKTYLALRKHGILVTGIDISPEALELLSQNAMMLGIEPTVEQGDARRLQFLDGSFDAVIGIHLLDAMETETDIMAVVSEVSRVLKENGLFLCEVFCVEDFRNGRGKKVYENTYMRGGVLTTYFEEKKLIEFLSDLFEVEIWHHRMQRSYGLRCSLRARCVKKS